In Silene latifolia isolate original U9 population chromosome 3, ASM4854445v1, whole genome shotgun sequence, a single window of DNA contains:
- the LOC141647536 gene encoding NDR1/HIN1-like protein 1, with protein MGVKDCGHHEDKRKKLLKRIAFGILTFIVLVLLIILIIWAVLRPTKPKFVLQDATLYSFNLTSPTQLNSVFQVTVQTRNPNDKIGIYYDRLITYAFYQNQQITLPTSIPPTYQDANGMNVWSPYLQGPSVPIAPYLGAEINQDISMGSVQLVIKMDGRVRFKVGTYVSGSYRIHVNCHAYIPIGNTDNGIYVSRNVIKYTLSKSCDVSV; from the coding sequence ATGGGTGTTAAAGATTGCGGCCACCACGAGGACAAAAGAAAGAAGCTCCTAAAGAGAATTGCCTTTGGCATCCTGACCTTCATTGTCCTCGTACTTCTCATAATTCTGATTATCTGGGCCGTCTTACGGCCTACAAAGCCCAAGTTCGTCCTCCAAGACGCCACCCTGTATAGCTTCAACCTCACAAGTCCAACACAGCTTAACTCGGTGTTTCAGGTCACGGTCCAAACCCGAAACCCAAACGACAAGATCGGAATTTACTACGATCGGCTGATAACCTATGCGTTTTATCAAAATCAGCAGATCACCTTACCAACTTCAATTCCACCTACTTATCAGGATGCCAATGGTATGAACGTGTGGTCTCCTTATCTACAGGGTCCCAGTGTGCCTATCGCACCGTACCTGGGTGCGGAAATCAATCAAGATATTTCTATGGGAAGCGTGCAGCTTGTGATCAAGATGGATGGACGGGTGAGATTTAAAGTTGGGACTTATGTTAGTGGTTCATAccgaattcatgtgaattgtcaTGCCTATATTCCTATAGGGAATACTGATAATGGGATTTATGTGTCACGTAATGTCATCAAGTATACACTAAGTAAGAGTTGCGACGTTAGCGTGTGA